CTCCCAAGGTTTTACCGGCACGCGATCGCGTAATGCAAGGGAGCTATCCTGGCGAAGTGTATGCAGCGCAACGCGCGACTTGCGGTTTTGACCTTTTAGAAGTCGTGCGTGCGTGTCGTAATGGAATTTTTATTTAGACTCACCTGCCGATCATGTCCAAGGTTCTTGTTTCCGATCCCATAGACCAAGTTGGAATAGACATCCTCTCCCAGGTTGCTCAAGTTGACATTAAAACAGGTCTTTCTCCAGAAGAACTGGTGCGAATTATGCCAGAGTATGACGCTCTGATGATTCGTTCTGGAACCCAAGTCACCAAAGAGATTATTGAAGCTGGAACCCAGCTAAAAATCATTGGTCGTGCTGGAGTTGGCGTCGATAATGTCGATGTTCCAGCCGCCACCCGACAAGGTATTGTCGTCGTCAATTCCCCCGAAGGGAACACCATTGCAGCGGCAGAACACGCTTTGGCAATGATGCTATCGCTCTCCCGTTATATCCCCGAAGCCAATCAGTCGGTGAAAAGCAGTCAGTGGGATCGCAAGAGTTTTATCGGGGCTGAAGTTTACAAGAAAACGCTGGGTGTTGTCGGTTTGGGGAAAATTGGTTCTCATGTCGCCAGCGTTGGGAAAGCGATGGGGATGAAACTGCTGGCTTACGATCCCTTCATCTCGGTAGAACGGGCAGATGAACTGGGTTGTCGTCTGGTTGAACTGGATTTGCTATTTCAGGAATCAGACTACATTACCCTGCACATCCCCAAAACTCCAGAAACGACTCACCTGATTAACGCCGAAGCGATCGCTAAAATGAAACCCACGACTCGAATTATCAATTGTGCCCGTGGCGGCATTATTGATGAGACAGCCTTGGCGGAGGCATTGAAAGCTGGCAAAATTGCTGGGGCGGCGTTGGACGTTTTCGAGACAGAACCACTCGGCGAGTCAGACTTGCGATCGCTGGGGAAAAATCTCATCCTCACTCCCCACTTGGGAGCCTCTACAGCAGAAGCGCAGGTAAATGTCGCAATCGATGTTGCCGAGCAGATTCGGGACGTTCTGCTGGGGCTACCAGCGCGTTCAGCCGTGAATATTCCTGGACTGCGTCCTGACGTATTGGAAAAACTCAGACCTTATCTCCTCTTGGCGGAAACGCTGGGTCATTTGGTTGGGCAACTGGCTGGAGGACGCATTGAGTTGTTGAATATCAGCTTGCAGGGAGAATTGGCAACCAATCAAAGTCAGCCCCTCATCGTAGCAGCACTGAAAGGGCTGCTCTCTCAAGCGCTGAGAGAGCGAGTGAACTACGTGAATGCCAGTATTGAGGCAAAGGAGCGGGGAATTCGCGTGATTGAAACGCGGGATGCCTCGATTCGAGATTATTCGGGTTCGCTGCAACTGGCGGCTCGGGGTTCGTTAGGAGAACACTCGGTTACTGGCGCTCTGTTGGGCGATAACGAAATTCGGATCACCAGCATTGATGATTTTCCCATCAACGTCCCCCCCACCTCTAATATGCTGTTTACCCTGCACCGCGATATGCCCGGAATTATCGGGAATATTGGTTCCCTATTGGGCAGCTTTAATGTCAATATTGCCAGTATGCAGGTGGGTCGTAAAATCGTGCGCGGCGATGCAGTGATGGTGTTGAGCCTAGACGATCCCCTACCTGAGGGAATTTTGGCGGAAATTCTCAAGATTCCCGGCATTCGAGATGCCTATACGGTAACTTTATAAGTGCTGATGACGGAGGAATGAGGATTCAGTCCTCAGCCCTCCGCCCTCAGTCCTCAGTCCTGATGTATGGCAAACACCTGGTGGGAAATTCAAGTTCTCTGCGACCCAGCTTTAGAAGATTTAATCTTCTGGCGACTGGAAAAATTTGGCTGTCGCGGTACATCCATTGAGGTCAAAGGACACTCGTACCTGGTATGTGGTTACTTATCAACACTCCAAGCACAGTTATTGGATTTGGCGGCGCTGTCTCTATGGCTGCGCCAAGATGCGCTGAATGTGGGAATGCCGATGCCGGTGATGGATTGG
This genomic stretch from Coleofasciculus sp. FACHB-1120 harbors:
- the serA gene encoding phosphoglycerate dehydrogenase, with protein sequence MSKVLVSDPIDQVGIDILSQVAQVDIKTGLSPEELVRIMPEYDALMIRSGTQVTKEIIEAGTQLKIIGRAGVGVDNVDVPAATRQGIVVVNSPEGNTIAAAEHALAMMLSLSRYIPEANQSVKSSQWDRKSFIGAEVYKKTLGVVGLGKIGSHVASVGKAMGMKLLAYDPFISVERADELGCRLVELDLLFQESDYITLHIPKTPETTHLINAEAIAKMKPTTRIINCARGGIIDETALAEALKAGKIAGAALDVFETEPLGESDLRSLGKNLILTPHLGASTAEAQVNVAIDVAEQIRDVLLGLPARSAVNIPGLRPDVLEKLRPYLLLAETLGHLVGQLAGGRIELLNISLQGELATNQSQPLIVAALKGLLSQALRERVNYVNASIEAKERGIRVIETRDASIRDYSGSLQLAARGSLGEHSVTGALLGDNEIRITSIDDFPINVPPTSNMLFTLHRDMPGIIGNIGSLLGSFNVNIASMQVGRKIVRGDAVMVLSLDDPLPEGILAEILKIPGIRDAYTVTL